In Flavobacterium sp. CBA20B-1, one DNA window encodes the following:
- a CDS encoding diphosphomevalonate/mevalonate 3,5-bisphosphate decarboxylase family protein, with protein sequence MTTLDTFKTTNYTKPTTKGSFTFSAPSNIALVKYWGKKEHQIPANPSLSFTLNNCKTVTTLQYEPKTEKNISFDLLFEGQPKESFRPKIQKYFERIQDLCPYILDYHFTIDTKNTFPHSSGIASSASGMAALSANIIALEKLIHPNQTEAYYLQKASLLARLGSGSACRSIKGNIVVWGKTESIENSSDLFGVDFPYEINAVFQHYQDTILLVDKGEKQVSSTVGHELMHNHPFAARRFQQAHEHIAKLKDILKSGNLTEFIALVESEALTLHAMMMTSMPYFILMKPNTLEIINQLWKFRETTYVPVCFTLDAGANVHVLYPNDYKEEVQKFIANELAKYCQNNQFIHDEMGFGAIEL encoded by the coding sequence ATGACAACTTTAGATACCTTCAAAACTACAAACTACACAAAACCAACCACCAAAGGTTCGTTTACTTTTTCAGCACCCAGCAATATTGCTTTGGTAAAATATTGGGGCAAAAAAGAACATCAAATTCCTGCAAATCCGTCGTTGAGTTTCACCTTGAACAACTGCAAAACAGTCACCACATTGCAATACGAACCCAAAACAGAGAAAAACATTTCTTTTGATTTGCTATTTGAAGGTCAACCTAAAGAATCATTCCGACCAAAAATTCAAAAATATTTCGAACGCATTCAGGATTTGTGTCCGTATATTTTAGATTATCATTTTACGATTGATACCAAAAATACGTTTCCGCACAGTTCTGGTATTGCATCATCGGCATCGGGAATGGCGGCATTGTCGGCAAATATCATCGCGTTGGAAAAGTTGATACATCCCAACCAAACCGAAGCATATTATTTGCAAAAAGCATCCTTATTGGCTCGTTTAGGATCGGGAAGTGCCTGTAGAAGCATTAAAGGAAACATTGTAGTTTGGGGCAAAACAGAAAGTATTGAAAACAGTTCAGATTTGTTCGGAGTTGATTTTCCGTATGAAATAAATGCGGTTTTCCAGCATTATCAAGATACGATTTTATTGGTTGATAAAGGCGAAAAGCAGGTTTCAAGCACCGTTGGTCATGAATTAATGCACAATCACCCGTTTGCAGCACGCCGTTTTCAACAAGCTCATGAACATATTGCAAAGCTGAAAGACATTTTAAAATCGGGCAATTTAACCGAATTTATTGCATTAGTAGAAAGCGAAGCCTTAACGTTGCATGCCATGATGATGACCTCGATGCCTTATTTTATTTTGATGAAACCAAACACCTTGGAAATCATCAATCAACTCTGGAAATTCAGAGAAACAACCTATGTTCCGGTTTGTTTTACGTTAGATGCCGGTGCAAACGTACATGTGTTGTACCCGAATGATTATAAAGAAGAAGTTCAGAAATTTATTGCAAATGAATTAGCGAAATACTGCCAAAACAATCAATTTATACATGATGAAATGGGCTTTGGGGCGATAGAATTATAA
- a CDS encoding M16 family metallopeptidase, whose protein sequence is MKKILVFASALLLTISAEAQIKRPQPKPGPMPTVNVQKPQEFTMKNGLKVMVVEDHKLPRVSYMLTIDTPPYVEGEKAGVSSLTSAVVGNGTTKTSKEKFNDEIDFLGANVNFWNTGASASGLSKYSSRLLELMAEGSLNPLFDQEEFDKSKQQAIEGLKADEKSVTSVAGRVTNALLFGTNHPKGEFVTEQTLNNVTLADVKQNYASYFVPENAYLVVVGDVKFKDVKKQVEKLFKNWKKASAPVAKYPEPNDVVKTQIDFVDMPNAVQSEIALVNTVNLKLTDKDYFAALIANQILGGGGEGRLFLNLREAHGWTYGAYSSLGSGKYTSKFTSSASVRNVVTDSAVVEFVNELQKIRTQPVTQAELDLAKAKYIGNFVMETQKPGTIASFALRTKTQSLPADFYENYIKNIQAVTVADVQRVANKYFKKDNQRIVIVGKGADVAGTLDRLGYPVNYYDKYANPVEKPVFKKAAPAGVTSKTVIENHIKAIGGEAKLQEAKSVAMVAKGTMQGMEITLTQKQTAKGQKMVSLNGMGMELMKQVITPTMGYMSGQGQKQELKGDDLKDAQASAKMFDELEDLKNAAGFELAGIETFNGEEVYVLKKDKQTTFYSVASGLKVGSSETMEAQGQTVEMTTAYSDYKAVKGIKFPHSFTVPMLGNAEFKVSDIKVNEGVTDADFK, encoded by the coding sequence ATGAAAAAAATATTAGTATTCGCATCAGCTTTGTTACTAACTATTAGTGCCGAAGCTCAAATAAAACGTCCACAACCAAAACCAGGACCAATGCCAACAGTGAACGTGCAAAAGCCGCAAGAGTTCACTATGAAAAACGGTTTAAAAGTAATGGTTGTAGAAGATCATAAACTGCCACGTGTAAGTTATATGTTAACGATTGATACACCACCTTATGTAGAAGGTGAAAAAGCAGGTGTATCTAGCCTAACAAGCGCAGTTGTTGGTAACGGAACCACAAAAACATCTAAAGAAAAATTCAACGATGAAATTGATTTCTTAGGGGCAAATGTTAACTTTTGGAACACCGGTGCATCAGCAAGCGGTTTGTCTAAATACAGTTCACGTTTGTTAGAATTAATGGCAGAAGGTTCCCTAAATCCATTATTCGATCAAGAAGAGTTCGATAAATCAAAACAACAAGCTATTGAAGGATTAAAAGCTGATGAAAAATCGGTTACTTCGGTAGCAGGTCGTGTAACAAATGCTTTGTTGTTTGGTACAAACCACCCAAAAGGTGAATTTGTAACAGAACAAACATTGAACAATGTAACATTAGCAGATGTTAAGCAAAATTACGCATCGTACTTTGTGCCAGAAAACGCTTATTTAGTAGTTGTGGGTGATGTAAAGTTTAAAGATGTAAAAAAACAAGTAGAGAAATTATTCAAAAACTGGAAAAAAGCATCAGCACCTGTTGCTAAATATCCAGAACCAAATGATGTAGTAAAAACACAAATCGATTTTGTGGACATGCCAAACGCAGTTCAATCTGAAATTGCTTTAGTAAACACCGTAAACTTAAAGTTAACCGACAAAGATTATTTTGCAGCTTTAATTGCTAATCAAATCTTAGGAGGTGGTGGTGAAGGCCGTTTATTCTTGAACTTACGTGAAGCACACGGATGGACTTACGGCGCTTATTCATCATTAGGATCAGGTAAATACACCTCAAAATTTACATCTTCTGCTTCTGTTCGTAACGTAGTGACCGATTCTGCAGTGGTAGAATTTGTAAACGAATTACAAAAAATCAGAACACAACCTGTAACCCAAGCAGAATTAGATCTTGCAAAAGCAAAATACATTGGAAACTTTGTAATGGAAACCCAAAAACCTGGTACCATTGCGAGCTTTGCATTAAGAACAAAAACACAAAGTTTACCAGCAGATTTCTATGAAAACTACATAAAAAACATTCAGGCAGTAACTGTAGCCGATGTACAACGCGTAGCAAACAAATACTTCAAGAAAGACAATCAACGTATTGTGATTGTTGGTAAAGGAGCCGATGTTGCAGGTACTTTAGACCGTTTAGGATACCCAGTAAACTATTACGACAAATATGCAAACCCGGTAGAAAAACCAGTTTTCAAAAAAGCAGCACCGGCAGGCGTTACTTCTAAAACAGTAATCGAAAATCACATCAAAGCAATTGGTGGTGAAGCAAAATTACAAGAAGCAAAATCGGTTGCAATGGTAGCAAAAGGAACCATGCAAGGAATGGAAATTACATTAACCCAAAAACAAACTGCTAAAGGTCAAAAAATGGTATCTTTAAACGGTATGGGCATGGAATTAATGAAACAAGTAATTACACCAACCATGGGCTACATGTCTGGCCAAGGTCAAAAACAAGAATTAAAAGGCGATGATTTAAAAGATGCACAAGCTTCGGCAAAAATGTTCGATGAATTAGAAGATTTGAAAAATGCAGCTGGTTTTGAATTAGCAGGAATCGAAACATTCAACGGCGAAGAAGTATATGTTTTAAAGAAAGACAAACAAACCACTTTTTACAGCGTAGCCTCAGGCTTAAAAGTTGGATCATCCGAAACAATGGAAGCTCAAGGACAAACCGTAGAAATGACTACCGCATACAGCGATTACAAAGCAGTAAAAGGAATCAAGTTTCCACACAGTTTCACAGTGCCAATGTTAGGAAATGCAGAATTCAAAGTTTCTGATATAAAAGTAAACGAAGGCGTAACAGACGCAGACTTTAAATAA